Sequence from the Montipora foliosa isolate CH-2021 chromosome 12, ASM3666993v2, whole genome shotgun sequence genome:
TTGAGTACAATTATAGCAGAAATAAAACTTTCATCACTATGCCAGAGATTTTGCCACAGCATAacttttattattccactattacgccattttaccatattaattttggtcaagagaatgcgcaaaatatgagacggtaatacactgtagtgccCCACTTTGACcagtttagaacagagcaaatatggACAGAaagggagtttttcaatgaaagaagttgttttcatttgattatccaatcaaataaagatctttggctaatgttttgtgctgtttacatcgtttgTACGCAagctgaaggacagatgatgtagttttttcaaaacactcttaccaaataaaattgaagcaaaataacactttttttgtagtggaataataaatctcttattcaaTGGTTTAACACACTAATACTcacggacattttgctcattgctcgtgcaactcgcaaaatatccatGCGTGTTATAGGTTAAACCATAGAATATAAGATAGATTTATTGTATGGAAGGAGCTTCTGTATATAGTCTGTTGTTTCCTTCTTAATCCAAATTCTCTTACATATGCAGACTCACAATGGACCAGCCACTTGTCTGCTAAAAGGGAAGCTGATATTTTAGTGTTATAGAAGTTAAAAGTAACAGCTAGAAAACATGAATCAGTGGAAAATATCTgaataattttgcatttttttgtgttatttaattaacccattcacccctaaaccgcactaaaccggccatacttaatatttcactctgtctaacgccagatgattttacatgtcaatggggaacccccaggagtcaatgggttaaataattTCTGTACACCTTGACTTTCCAAAAACTATCTTCAGGACAAACTAGTGCAATGCAAGGTTGTAATTTCAGCATCTCATTTGGACAAAGGAGATGATTCaatccaggttcaaatcctacTTTGACTTCagataaaatataattatcatATTTTACATCTTTCTTCAAACTGTGAAACTGACTAACCTTTCCATTTCAGGGTTTCTGATCAGCAATTGCGAGATGTCACCTGCTCCTTGAGGCTTCCCTGCTACCTCTTACAATATAAATGACCTCTCAGAAATCCCTAATCACTTGGTATCATTAAAATGGAGATTAGCTTGCTTTCAGGCTATGGAAATGACATGATGGGTTCATCTTCAAAATAGTAATTTTATCAAACGATCTTGCAAGGATCAAATAGATTAATTAAACATGCAATACTTCAGTTTTGAATCACTACATTTGTCTGTTGTTACAACAGCATTGAAATCTCTATTTTTACTGTACATCATAATTTATAATAGGTCTAGAAAGTGAAAtgcagaaaatattaaataCTGGGGCACTTAAAAGATCAAAGTTTTGTAATATCCATAggcaaataaaattatatttacTAGTAAAGTCTGCTTTATTTATGATACCTgtactttttcttctttaatttgtctagcttctttgaaaaaattatgactTTTGGATTAGCTGGATCAACTTTTGATACCTGCATATCAACTTTATCCCCCTGTTGTGCAATATATTCAATTAATGCATCACTGCGTGCCACAGTATACGCAATAATATCCTTAACAATCAGCAGAGCCTGCTCCACTTGTTGCACATTTAACAGCTCTACACTATGCCGCACACCCATTATATTTACACTGGTTTCCTTTTCGTTTTTGAAACGAGAAGTCAACTTCTCCAGATCCCTCTGTATAGATGCTCcttccattttaacaaaattcaTTTGATCAGATATTACTCTGAAAAGGAAGATGGCTGTCTTCAGAGTATCTGCTATTGGTTCTTTGAGTTTATCCACTGACACAAGAGGATGAACGTCAAGGTGGAATTCATATTGACCATCAATACCACCATGACAAAAGCCGATTCTCATATCTGCAAGTGACATACCAAAGAAAAGTATAAATATTTCAAGATTTGCAAGACTTGATTTGTGAATGGTTTCCTCCATGATAAAAATAGCAAAGGCCCAAAAAACCCTTTTCACCCCATAAAATGCCACAATTAGATTTTAATCTAGCTAAAGCCAGATGATTTTTATTgacaatggggggggggggggagggtgctCTTAGGAATAAAAGGGGCAATAACTGGCATGACTATTCATGGGGTGAGGGTGAGGGGTGAGGGGTAGGGGATAGGGGGTAGTGTGTGAATGGAACCAGAGCTGAAACAACACAAACCTTCACCCCCTATCCCCCACCCACTACCCCTCACCCCTACGAATAGTCATGCCGACAATCACATATATTGCAATATAATTTCCATCTCTGTCATTCATTTCATTATACTGAGAACACACTGTTTTAGTCATAGCAGTATAGCGGGACAATAACTGTCACTAGAATCTAGTTTAATGGCCTCGCACCCATGAGATTCCtacagagcgttttcacatgacgtcacggcggccatgttggtgttccaaaacaaaggaatggcggccatgatggcgTACCAAACTaattctccgggaattgaaatctatttttatgcaaatactttcttttgtttcagtaacccaatatggctgctggtcaagTGAGTGAAAATGCTCCATATCTCGGTGGTCGAGCATCTGAACTAGTAAAATTATTGGGAGGTCATAGGTTTGACTCCAGCAAAGAACCACTCAGATTTTCTAAAAGTAACTCAAGTCACCATTGAAAAAATATCATGTCTTCACAACATAGAAAAGCCCCACTAAACCATAAgaattatttacaaaaaaataatgttgCAAGAAAACCTGAACAAATTGAAGCTTTCAATGTCATGTTTTTCCTTACCATAAAATTCCAGCTAATAAAATCATAATTTAGCATGTATACTGCGAGCAGCCTCTCTTTGCTCTAGAATTGTTGAAACAAATGTATACATTGAACTTTCAATGGCTGAAGCTACTGTGGGAATTGGTTAGagtaaaaagaaacaacaaacgCCCACGGTATTTATGATGCacagtttcagccattttgaagtgttcGTTCATTTCAACGATTTAGCTGAGCAAAAGAGACTGCTCACAGTCTATTTAACACGTTGATTCCCTTACAtaataatgtttaaaaaatcaTGCATTCCCTACTGACAGCTAAATCTGTTttgagaaaaaataataataggtCCAACCCATATACCATCAATAGTGTTTCAGTTCTGAAAATCTTTCCAGGTTTCATTTTAAATATCAGAAATTATAAAATCCTCTAATCTGGAcgattttttgaaacaaacagcactaGTCACCACCTTTCTTTGGACAGCTTGTATTACTTTCTGTACTTTGCTCTGGTGCTGAAGACAGTTTGcattaagaaacggtccagataagaacgatagcaacaacagcaacgaacatgttggaattcaattggtatgcaaaaaggtgataacttttctattgtctgtacttacttctgattggcttaaacagcaaaagttaacaaaacttcataaaagcagtattatattcatccttactttccaaccatcttccatctttcatctggtctcagtttaaatgaattccacagaaatcgtatgtggagaacatgtaaaattgtaaacgtttcttggcttttgttttcaactcttgtgattggtcaaaatcttttaacacaaaaaaacaccctttcagagtgggctgtaaatgaattttattgcgttaacggctttcctgtaggtttattcattatctgtgtaaaaatgataacattcctatgtggggaaagtatttttttactttctAAAAGTTGTATCATGGCACTTCTTAGTGTTGTCATTAGATTTCAAATACACTGTTGATTGTTGAGTACCTCTGTTGATGCAATTTTCACAACAGAAAAGTTGTAATAATGTTGTTTTACAGAGGCACACCACCTTTCATTTTCTTATTGATACAATGACTTGAATTAGAGAATGcaacaaaaaagacaaactgTCTTTGGTCTTTTTTCTATGTTTAGATTGAAAGTGggaataatttattaataaattaataatttattataagtACCAGTAATAGATAATCCTTACATTGAAACAAAACCACATCAAAACAGCAAGCTAATCACCTGGAGGCAGAAAATCCAAACATTTCACAAGAGGACAATCATGATCCAAGCCCATGACCCCCTTAAACTCTTGTTCACCATCTTTTAATAATTTCCATTCATGCAAGAGTCTATCGTAACGGCTGACAATGTCCTCCGCCCCAAGTTTACTAAAGACTGCATTTGTTTCTATGACAAAATGTTAAAGAAGGTTAATGGTACAATTAACAGCTAAGTCAAAATTTACAGTGCAATAAGCTGACTAATATTATTGTTTGAAGGACTTCCTTATGGCCTTAATTATAAAGATGAACACTGACTGGCTCAGTCTTCTGCTGACTGAAGCACTCATTCAGTGAGCTAGAGATAAGGCAAGCAACTCCTCTAAATAGGACCACAATCTTAACATATTAAATTAACTGTCTCCCATCATAGCTCCTAAGGCCACTGCCAGCAGAGTGTACAGAATTGCAGATAGAATCTTCCTACTAAGTGACGACATTCATAGATGTTGTTCAATGAATTTCGTAGTCTGTGTAGCTGGCGGGATTGCTGGCATGGGAGTCAGCACAGGAGGCAAGTAAAGAGCGGCAGAGCCCCACTTATGTCAAgaattgaccctaattagatgcacgcccaattttgatatccaaaacgaagtgtccctttaagggcgctttcctttaaTGTGTCAATACTGGCCGGtcagacccatcagtttgcaaagaaaatgcaggaatttgaaggaacacttgcatgaaaATCTCTCACATTCTTCCcaaggagtatatatcatcttCGAATTGTGTTAATATGAAGGTGTTGTAGAGTTTCtccttccaaatgcccagtCAGTACATTGTCAAATGATAAGCACCCACGTCTAAGCATaaatttgctacctattttcaacaaggtaagggtaaagtttagcattatttttagctttgggtaaatgcagcagttaatcttcacttaaagagcagcatttgagggacactttgtgacgctaattgtctgtattcccagaAATGAGTGATGCTGAAGTTGgtgagaagagcaaggggacattTCGTGATGCTAATTGAAATTGGCATGCACAGAAAATGGGGAGGGACACTGGGATTTCACAGTGCTCCTCTCCATTCTATGTGCTGCTTTGCTGCAAGTTGCTTGCTTCCCATGCCAACAATCCTGCCAGTTATGCTGGGGCTATGAATTTAGAAAAGCTGGACACCTGGAAAGCACCGATTTTCAATTGCAGTCACCACTGTAGGCTGCTTTTAAAAGGCCTGATAACTACAAAATACACAAACTTCCAGTCTGGTTGTGTTAAAATCGTGCATTTGTGTTGTGGGTCAAATGCTATCAATACTGGATAAGAGGCCCATAATTCATAGTTGGTACAGCAAGTTACTTGATAAGAAATGAGTCTTGGATCAACCTACGTCGATTATTTGCCCATATTAGTTTGATATCCCTTGACAGCCCCTTTTTTAGTACATTTCTCTTAGAATCCTTCATGGTCTCCTTTGATTCAGTCAAAGAAGCATCAAGTGATTCAACCAGCTGCGCTGCAAATGATCCTTGAGTAACAAGCAGCTGCGTCTCCTATAACATTACAAAAAAGAGTAAAAcattacaaaaaagaaaagaggtcTTTTTACGTTTTCCTTTTCCAAGAACTACAAGTAATCAACTTAACTATATTACAAGAGTTACAGTCCAAGGCAAAGTTAATCAAATACCCTTGACTCGGCTTAGCACTCACAAAGTCGTCCAATCTCATCCGTATACTTAAAAACCTAACATCTACTTGATCTATAGTTAAGAGTTCCTCTCTTTGTCCTTTCATAGGACTCCATATTAATACTTTGCACCTGGTACACTGTCTATTTGAGACGTGGAATGTATTGCAAAGACTCCAATATTGAACACTTATGTCTAGAAATTCACGTAATTGGATGCACATCCAGTTTAGATATCTAATACAAAGTGTCCCCTGAGTCCAAGCACTTGATGTTGAATGCATTTGGATAAAACAGGGTTATACATCTCCAAAAAACAGCTTTATAACTCTTCAAAATTTCCACCCTTGACATTCATCTAAGCCTTTAAAAGTTTCAATAATGACGTGTttgactctttgtttaactcGTGGggtttgggaatttgactttgTCAGTCTTCCCAAAGTGTACAGTTCCCCACTTCCTAGGTGGGGAGGGAGTTCCTGTCAAAGAGGAATCCCCCCCTTCCCCAAAAAGCCCACCCCACCCATTTCAAATGCTATTCCTGTGGTGGAATCAGCTGCATTGAGCCGGTCACTAcaaattaatacatgtaaaacAAAATGGGCATCCCATAGATATTATGCAAAACTAAACGTAATGAACCTTTTATCCGagaaaatacattaaaatgaaTCACATTGGAGTCACAGAGAATTGTATAAAATATGGCAACAATTGCCGTAAATTATCTGATAAATGTTTACCGTGAAcatttttgtaggatatgtatACAACTCTGTAATCGTTCTGGAGATTCTAGATTCCTTACCTCTGCTCTTCCAAACAATTTTCCATAGCAACATATGCATAAATAATGTCCCATGTTATCCCATTTCGAAGTCGGTCAGGCAATAGCCCAAAATATTTATCGACGTTGTCTCTGACCGTAGTTACCAGTCTTAGACTGCTCTGTTCCAGACTTCCTCATCATGAGTTGTTGAGCCCTTTGCCCATTGTGGAAATCCAGGGCTCAAGAACAAGTCTAAGCCGGGTTTTCGCAAGATTCAAACGCAAGGCAGAGGGCAGATGATTGTCTTGGACCATGCATTAATAAAACCGACAGCTAATCACCAGTTCAAAGGCTGGATAACATTACCCGTTGGAAAATCGCGAAAATCGAAATATCCGAAAATTCTAGCGGACCttccttccgaacagatatttactGAAAttactcgttgggtgcccctggttcAATCTCTGCAAAGACCTCGTAACTGTGAATATATGGACACTCTGAGCACACCTAGTTAAAAGGTGTGTAAGAAAATCTTGGCCAACGTTTAACTTGAAGTATATTTTATACTCTTGATACTGACttgtccactggataaagtggataaagttatccgccctttgaacaaatggggccaGTTTGGTGGCGTTTTATGCATGCCGCAATTCCTCCATTAAGCCCCCCTccctttaaattaattaagccCCCCTCTCCCCCTATTCTTCATAACCAATTCACTATTTTTCTAGACTGTCTTGATAGACCAATTATtcaacttaaggaggctcgaaagggtttttttgttgctatagtgtttgcgaaacgatgaaagatactaaagaaggatatttcatagtgtaggcaaactataaatatctttgcaactctattgttgggtaatactttgagggcacttatgacgtcatatcggttaccacggcaacacgccaggtcaacaaaaaggccctctaaacttcagttgttggaaattatctgaaaaactaagtcggtgacctaccgtttttatttctttgttggaaatctccctaaattctttaacttattagagagtatgacaaaaagttatccagtggaatttaagatacatcgaaaatggcatattatagtttacagaaaattgtactagatagatttccccgaaacttttttatttaaagtggcatcgtgaatgatacgtgcatgcaaaaaatcaagataggtcacagcgcaaaatttcgagatagagacaATGTTTTTTCCGCACgttttatttccgtttcgcgcgattttacgccgtattttcacttccggtgtgttgcacgcgctacttttgatagaaatttgattcattctgctgaagcgtgtttcttagttatggcgtgtgtaggttactcgcgcgcgcagctaaaaaccctttcgagcctccttaaaacaatgaacattatttcgaggctctggggaataaaatgagtttattccccagaactcgagatgatgccttttgtttaagactgaattttgatCGAAATTGGGCTATTAATTAACCAAGACAGCAACACTTCACAGTAACTTATTTGCACGCTGGAAATGAATTAAAGTGTTGAAAACAACTTGTACAACGCGTACAATCACTGACATCTCCATATTGCAATTGACAGTCATTGTCCTGGAACAAAACCGTAGGGATCCGGAACTCTAGTGTgtctttctctctctttttgcTACCAGTAATGCGTTTCGCTAAATTAAATAAGCCCACCTTGgggaatgggggggggggggggggagtttaATAAAGGATTCACAGTCCTTGTTCGAGAATGAGGAAGAGAAAATAACTTGGCAACGGAAGGGAAAGAAAAGGCTTGCAAAGAATCCGATGATACGAAATACGTGAATCGTTTCATTATACTACGTTGTAAAAACATGGCAATTTACGACGATTTTCACTTTGAGTAGCTGCCACAGTTCTCGCTATTCAGAATAAATAGACCGGGCATTGGACTCAATTTCTCTCACCCGTCAACCCCCTCCTCAACCCCCGGAGGGGGTTACTGTATTCTGGACCCCTGGACGGGAAATAGTGTGATAATTGACCGCTATCCTTCGGGGCTTTTTAAAGCGATAGGGGCCTCAGTGAACAGAAGCGGAAGTTGATACTCACGCTAGCGAATGGACTGAAAATGAAACACTTACTGCATTTACGAGGAGTACAAGAGTCTTAGGGTATTTATATACATTACAAATATAGTGAACTGTCAGTTATTTCGGGTTGAAAAATTACCACATTAAGTTTAAAATAAAGTAATTCTTCGGAAGTTGCGAGCACCTGGCCTATTGACAGTTGTAGATTATATCAATAGATGATGTCAACGGCATCCtcgctattattattattattattattgttattattattattattattatttctgttaAAGTTGGTgatatttcttttatttgtcaTTGATTTTAATGACCTTATTAACGTATCAATGAATAGCAagttcaaaagaaaattttgtttgtGACTCGTTCACAAACGCTTCCGACTGACTCGCTTCATTTGATCGTTTCGTAAATGAGTTGTTTTGAAGCCAGGATTATTTAAAGGGCtctttacttcttttttttttttaactttttgcaattttttaactttttgcaacattttcacttagggtgcgttcgattgaccgtattccggaataggaatacatggaatagaaattagaaatccttcgtttttacggagattcacattaaaattgtcaaacacctgctaaattgctattttaaacatatctttattattctatttgcttcaaaacgccagacataccgttttaaatcattactccacgtattcttccggaatagggtcaatcgaacgctcCCTTACTTCTTATCGCGTGGAACCCCAAAGGAAAACCCT
This genomic interval carries:
- the LOC137979689 gene encoding uncharacterized protein, producing MGHYLCICCYGKLFGRAEETQLLVTQGSFAAQLVESLDASLTESKETMKDSKRNVLKKGLSRDIKLIWANNRQTNAVFSKLGAEDIVSRYDRLLHEWKLLKDGEQEFKGVMGLDHDCPLVKCLDFLPPDMRIGFCHGGIDGQYEFHLDVHPLVSVDKLKEPIADTLKTAIFLFRVISDQMNFVKMEGASIQRDLEKLTSRFKNEKETSVNIMGVRHSVELLNVQQVEQALLIVKDIIAYTVARSDALIEYIAQQGDKVDMQVSKVDPANPKVIIFSKKLDKLKKKKYRYHK